Part of the Spinacia oleracea cultivar Varoflay chromosome 5, BTI_SOV_V1, whole genome shotgun sequence genome, AAATGACAAATGCTTTTGACATAAACTTTGATAGAAGAAGTAAAATGTATAGAGAATATGGTGGTTGAGTGGTCCAACCTAATTTCTTAAAGGAGAATAAAGGAGAAAAACTTACTAAAAAGGGTATGCTCCCAGCTTAATTTGGACATCCCAAAATGGTATTTGTGGCAACATAATTGTGATGGAGGTGAACCAAATGAGACGCGAGAAGTGAGGATAAAATCATATGGGATTGGTTGTTATTTAGACATTTCAATTCTGGCTATTCTGCATGTATTTTGTACGAATAAAATCATATGGGATTGGTTGTTATTTAGTTGATTCCTAGTTAAATTGATAAAAGGTTATACAAATTTAGCTGTGTTATGGCAAGAGGAATCTGATTCTCCAAATTAGTGTAGCACAATACCAatcaatatacgaagtatagtATTATAGCAAAGAGAAGCTTATAGGAATCACTCACTGATAACTGACAATGACAATGTATGTTACCAAGAGTCTAGCTTCTTCCTAAACTTGGAAATCGCATTTACTGTGAGCTGATTCAGAGACTTTGGAAATTAAATTGAAAACAACTCCCTCCAAAGACTCCAACATTCTCGATAAGGTCATTTAGATTTGTGACTAGCTCCTTCTTGACATAAATTTGAGCCTAATCCCTCTTGTTGTGCTACAGGTCTAACCTTGTTGGGCACTAGAATAATGATATAATAGGATGAAGCATGTGTTAAATTGTCGAGGTATTATGTTCTTGTAGGTCGTTTCCCTATACATTTCCAAGGAACAAATACCTATCATATTCCTTGACATTGTGGCTTTGTTGGAGAAAGtcttttgtttgattttcttgAAGTGCTAGTTTTTTTCAGGTGAAAAtaaagtacttcctccgtcccaaaattatcttcctgctttcctaaacgaccgtcccaaaattatcttcctgtttctatttttggctactaaggtccccactttctcatgtactatattaattaaaattgaattgaaaaccccacccatgtactatattccactttccccatgtactatattctctttcacatgtactttattccactttttcatacaactcaatcatcatttgtactttattccactttttcatgtactatattccacttttcttaaaatacGTGTTTTTGatcaaacaggaagataattatgggacggagggagtattagcatttttcaattttcaatggGATAAACTTTGGGAGCGGATTATTGAGCAAAGATTGAGGAGAACTGTGAAAATTTCGGAGAACCGGTTTGGATTTATGTATGGGAGATCGACTATGGAGGTCATTCATCTTTGTTTTGTTTGAAGGATTTACATatggttttcattgatttggagaaagcgtatgataaggtaccaagggaaattctttggtgggcattaagtaggaaaggaattccgaggaagtatattgatatcatcaaggacatgtatgagggagttagtacgagtgtgagaactagtgttggtaagaccgaagaattccccattacgattggagtgcatcaaggttccgcacttagcccgtttctttttTCTATAGTCAggacgaattgacgaggtcaatccaagatggtataccctggtgcatgatgtttgcagatgatattgtgttgattgatgaaacaaaagaaggagtgaaagtaagttggagttatggagacaaactttggaatctcgAGGTTTTAGGGtgagtagaaacaagacggaatatatggagtgtaattttagtggagtccaagatAGAGAGACAGGGGGGATTAGGAATATTGTCCAAGGCTCTGAAATGTTCCGTTGTTTAagatctattatccaaaaggatggagaattggatggcgatgtggcccatagaatcaaagcaggttggttgaagtggaaaggtgCGACAGGGTTCATATGTAattcaggcatgccccaaagattgaaggaAATTTTACTGCACGGCAACTCGACCGGCTTTGTTATACGGCACGGAATgctgggcagtgaaacattgtcacgtgcacaagatgaatgtggcggagatgcgcatgttacgctggatgtgtgggcatacaagaaaggatcgtttgtggaatgagattattaggaaaaaagtaggggttgcaccgattgagtttaagatgatgaaaaatcgtttaagatggtttgcgcatgtaagcagaagatcaagtgatgcccggttaggaggatagaagggtggcaaagtgatagaattgcaaggggtaggggaagacataagaaaacttggaggaaggtgattgagcacgatatgagctttcttgggatcgaggaaaatatggcgttggataggacaagggggagggagagaatatacattgataacttcatttgacttatactgatttcatgtttctgtttcgttctattttatatttatttatattttttattttttatttacttttaattttttattcttatttttattttatttttatttttaaaattctttaaaattttgaattttacatgctattttgaaatgtatttattttacttattcattaattttaaactttacttatttttattatctcttacaatatttcttctactATAAtgtatatacatttttctcttatcttactttcgttaattccactttctcttccttgttttttttttttacttcctgctcctttcttatttgattggtgacaatgatgatctcctacgacgattcatgttagccgaccccaaatcattttgggactaaggttttgttgttgttgttgttgtattgaGTAATCAACATCACCTACCTAAAATAAGAACTGAAATTCTCTTGTAATATTCTCATCATTATTATTTGCCGATTGAAGATGTCTTTTTGCAACCAGGACAGTAAAAAGTATAAATCCGAGGTTTGCAGTATGCAATCTAGAAGTTCCAGTAGCAACTTCTCCTTACAAGATGCATTTCATATGGTTGATGCTGATTTCTTCAGTAACAAGAAGGTGATTATTTTGAGATGCATGTTACATTCTTATGCTAATAATATACCAAGTACAGTTAATATGTTTTTAGGTTGAACTGCTAAACTAAACGTTTTCTTCTGTAATTTAGATGGTCGATATCGTGAAGGAGGCTTCGGAGTTCACACTCCCTATTACTAAAGCTAATCGCCAGTTGGTTGCTACTTCGAATGGGGGACTGAAATATCCATCTGTTTTAGTTTTTCACCCTGAATGGGGAGCTAAGCAAGGAGAGCCTGCAAAGAAAGCTTTCACCTACCCTTCATTTCCCGACATTCAGAGGCCTGTTGATGAAGAGGATATTGCCTTTATGAGTGTAAGATCTCTGCACTTTATATTATCCTGCCTATTAGTAACTTCATTTTACTTCTGTTATTAGTGATTTCTTACCTCCTTCCTAATTCCGATTCCTTTTCCCCCTTCGGGTATTAGATTCTTGAACTGGGGCAGCTCATTAAGGCGAAAAAGATTTCATCAGTAGAGCTTACTGAAATTTTCCTCAAGAGACTGAAAAGGTAATCTTGCTTTGCTTTACGTTTTTCCTGTTTTGTGTAGGAGAAAAGGAAATAATAACCCAAATTTCAATGCTGCTGTCACATTTGTTTTATGCTACCTTGTGTATTTGAACTAATAGCTTCCTACACCAACCTTTTTGTGTGAAAGTCAGGTGGTGAGAGAATGAAGGGGTAGAAATAATTGAGTTCTTTTGTAGTATCATCTTCCTTTTAAGTTTCTGATTTTGCAGTCTGTGTTAGGTATAATTCTGTTCTCCAAGCCGTAGTGACTGTAACAGAGGAACTAGCGTACAAGCAAGCAAAAGAGGCTGATCGGCTTCTTTCTGAAGGAGTATATTTAGGTATTTCTACGTGTTTCTTCTTGACGTTAAGTCACTCGCATTTCCTGATCAGTTCAAAGTGTCAGTGCTGAACTTATAGGCAACTAGCCGTATGATGACTTGTTCTGATGTTAAGTAAGTAGAATTATTTGGTATATAACACCTGACTTTAGTTGTTTGACAGATGTTTTGGTCATATTTACACAATTATATCATTGTATCGTTGTAATATCATTGTATAAGAAAAGCTGGAAAAAATTGCTTGTGGATAGTATATAGATCATTTTTCTAAACAATAAGGAGGACAATGATAGAACTGGAAATGTTAGAAGGAATAGCAATTCTATTCCTTATGCTAATTACCTAGTTACATGATCTCTACGTTGAAATCTGCGTAGGTCCACTGCATGGGATTCCTTATGGATTGAAAGACATAATTGCAGTCCCCCAATATAAGACAACTTGGGGATCCCAGAGTTTCAAAGATCAAGTACTTAATATTGAAGCTTGGGTCTACAAAAGGTACTAAAAACACCTTTCTATCTGTGTGAAATACGGAGTAATCAATAATCATCTTTCTTTTCTCATGCAGTTTGACTTACCACCAAGGAGATTATTCTATTAAGTGTAGCTTTTTATAAAGTAAACATGTTAAGcatcagttttttttttgggtgtggCAGGTTAAAGTCTGCAGGTGCAGTCCTTGTTGCAAAGCTTGTAACTGGATCATTAGCCTATGATGACATATGGTTTGGAGGAAGGACAAGGAACCCCTGGAACATAGAGGAGTTTACGACTGGTTCTTCTGCAGGACCTGCAGCTTGCACCTCTGCAGGTTGTTGTTCTGTTTTGTTTGCTCGTTGTGTTCCTAAACAGTACGTAGTACATAATTCTCTTTCTGGAAGTTTCGAGGTTTTAACTTTTGGCATTTATGCTGACTTTATTAGTATGAAGTTGTACGCTCATACACTTTTGACAAAATGTTCAACATACAGTACACTGTTTGAGCATGCTTCATTCAAAAATTAGATTCAGAGAAAACAATGACTTTGTTATCTCTAGACTCTAAAGATATAATTTGCTTTGATGATAGGCATGGTGCCATTTGCCATTGGGTCAGAAACTGCAGGCTCAATCACCTACCCTGCTGCACGTTGTGGTGTATCGGCTTTACGTCCAACTTTTGGTACTGTTGGTCGAACTGGTGTGATGAGTGTATCCGAAAATTTGGTAAAAACCCAACTTCTTCATTAATCATGCAACTCCATCCATTCCATACTATCTGTCCTTTCattaagaaaaaattatttcaGATTATCCGTCTGTTAAAGTATTAATGCAGTTAAATTTGCCAAATTTATGTACTATTGCATAATTACTAACAAATTCTTAATTTGGGTGCATAAGCTGAAATGTCACTCATTTCAGTCTCTTACTTTTGGAATTAACGTTACTGTTGTTATCAAACAGGATAAGCTTGGGCCTTTTTGCAGAAGTGCAGCAGATTGTGCCATCATTTTGGATAATATACGAGGAAAGGATCCAGATGACCTGTCTTCAAGAGATATGCCCTTTGGTGATCCTTTTACTGTCGATATCACAAAACTGACTGTTGGATATCTTGATGATTCTGAGAAGGAGGTGTGCTTGCTTTTCACCAAAGCAGAAAGACACAGTTACATATATTAGTGAAATGAAGCCCGTTGTGGCGATATGCAGGAAATTCTTCTGCTTTTTAACTTGATTTCTTTGCCTAATTTCAGGTTGTTAATGTTCTTGCATCTAAGGGTGTTAAAATGATTCCTTTTAAACTCGATTACACGGTTGACTCGGTTCAAGGAATCTTAAATTTCACAATGGATGTCGATATGCTAGCTCATTTTGATGAGTGGCAGCGCTCTGGATTGGATGATGCATATGAAGCTCAGGATCAATGGCCATCTGAGCTGCGCCGTGCACGAGTCATCACAGCAGTAGATTACATGCAGGTTAGTCCTGTATTTTGGCAAGCGTTTCCTTTCACGGGTAATGAGAACTTGGTTCTGTGACATATGTAGGTTTATATGCAACGACTGATATAGAAGATTCTAACATATAGATATTTTACATTCAGGCACAGAGAGCTAGAGGAAGACTAATTGAAGAAGTGCGAGAAAGTTTTACAGTTGATGCATTTATTGGTAATGCAACAGACTGGGAGAAAGTATGCATGGGTAACCTAGTTGGCATGCCTGTGATGGTTATACCTGTTGGATTCGAGTCAATTGATAAACCACCATCAAGTCATATTCGGAGGAGAAAGACCGTCACAACTGGCATCTATGCCCCTCCTCAACATGATCACATAGTAAGACTTGTGATCTGACTTATTGCTATACTTTCTTTTCTTTATAATATTTGTCGATAAGACAATTGGTCACCTTCATCATTTCATTATACCTCAAGCACCTTTCTGGTTCCTTGTAAAGAGGATACTAAGGGTATACTCGTAATTGTACTACTGTAcgatattattatatatatgatACGGCTTACCCTAATACGGGTGCCTGGAACTCgtatatataataatatcgTACAGTAGTACAACTACGAGTATACCCTGAGTATCCTCTATTACCTTGTTATTGCAACACGGTTTAAACACTTCATTTGGACCAGAAATTGCTGCATCCGACACTTTTGAACATGTACATGTGTGACTAATCTAGAAGTTGTAACAACAAAACTTTGGTTGAAAGGTATTTGCTTAGTTCATTCCAACTTATTTTCTTGTCTTGCAGGCTCTAGCGCTGGCTATGGCTTATCAGTCAGTAACTGATCATCACAAACAACGCCCACCAATCGATGATCTTGGTCCAAATGATTCCATTTCAAATACAGCAAGTACTACCTATCCTCCAAGGCAGTTGCGAGCATGATTATATGTGCCAATTAATTAGCTGCCATTGAAAATCTCTGCTGCACTACCATGAATGACAGTATATACCTTTGATATGCATGGTGTTTGTTATGTGGCTCCAACATAGAGGAGTTTAAGGCTTCAATGTGAATTGTAATTCCTTTGAAAATTAAAtcttaattttgtcatcagtgTCATATCTGCGAATCACTTGTCCAA contains:
- the LOC110774688 gene encoding uncharacterized protein isoform X2; the encoded protein is MVSPFSLLFAPAPFSLHLHKFASLIPTHLLKKYKSEVCSMQSRSSSSNFSLQDAFHMVDADFFSNKKMVDIVKEASEFTLPITKANRQLVATSNGGLKYPSVLVFHPEWGAKQGEPAKKAFTYPSFPDIQRPVDEEDIAFMSILELGQLIKAKKISSVELTEIFLKRLKRYNSVLQAVVTVTEELAYKQAKEADRLLSEGVYLGPLHGIPYGLKDIIAVPQYKTTWGSQSFKDQVLNIEAWVYKRLKSAGAVLVAKLVTGSLAYDDIWFGGRTRNPWNIEEFTTGSSAGPAACTSAGMVPFAIGSETAGSITYPAARCGVSALRPTFGTVGRTGVMSVSENLDKLGPFCRSAADCAIILDNIRGKDPDDLSSRDMPFGDPFTVDITKLTVGYLDDSEKEVVNVLASKGVKMIPFKLDYTVDSVQGILNFTMDVDMLAHFDEWQRSGLDDAYEAQDQWPSELRRARVITAVDYMQAQRARGRLIEEVRESFTVDAFIGNATDWEKVCMGNLVGMPVMVIPVGFESIDKPPSSHIRRRKTVTTGIYAPPQHDHIALALAMAYQSVTDHHKQRPPIDDLGPNDSISNTASTTYPPRQLRA
- the LOC110774688 gene encoding uncharacterized protein isoform X3, with translation MMSFCNQDSKKYKSEVCSMQSRSSSSNFSLQDAFHMVDADFFSNKKMVDIVKEASEFTLPITKANRQLVATSNGGLKYPSVLVFHPEWGAKQGEPAKKAFTYPSFPDIQRPVDEEDIAFMSILELGQLIKAKKISSVELTEIFLKRLKRYNSVLQAVVTVTEELAYKQAKEADRLLSEGVYLGPLHGIPYGLKDIIAVPQYKTTWGSQSFKDQVLNIEAWVYKRLKSAGAVLVAKLVTGSLAYDDIWFGGRTRNPWNIEEFTTGSSAGPAACTSAGMVPFAIGSETAGSITYPAARCGVSALRPTFGTVGRTGVMSVSENLDKLGPFCRSAADCAIILDNIRGKDPDDLSSRDMPFGDPFTVDITKLTVGYLDDSEKEVVNVLASKGVKMIPFKLDYTVDSVQGILNFTMDVDMLAHFDEWQRSGLDDAYEAQDQWPSELRRARVITAVDYMQAQRARGRLIEEVRESFTVDAFIGNATDWEKVCMGNLVGMPVMVIPVGFESIDKPPSSHIRRRKTVTTGIYAPPQHDHIALALAMAYQSVTDHHKQRPPIDDLGPNDSISNTASTTYPPRQLRA
- the LOC110774688 gene encoding uncharacterized protein isoform X4: MGDRLWSKKYKSEVCSMQSRSSSSNFSLQDAFHMVDADFFSNKKMVDIVKEASEFTLPITKANRQLVATSNGGLKYPSVLVFHPEWGAKQGEPAKKAFTYPSFPDIQRPVDEEDIAFMSILELGQLIKAKKISSVELTEIFLKRLKRYNSVLQAVVTVTEELAYKQAKEADRLLSEGVYLGPLHGIPYGLKDIIAVPQYKTTWGSQSFKDQVLNIEAWVYKRLKSAGAVLVAKLVTGSLAYDDIWFGGRTRNPWNIEEFTTGSSAGPAACTSAGMVPFAIGSETAGSITYPAARCGVSALRPTFGTVGRTGVMSVSENLDKLGPFCRSAADCAIILDNIRGKDPDDLSSRDMPFGDPFTVDITKLTVGYLDDSEKEVVNVLASKGVKMIPFKLDYTVDSVQGILNFTMDVDMLAHFDEWQRSGLDDAYEAQDQWPSELRRARVITAVDYMQAQRARGRLIEEVRESFTVDAFIGNATDWEKVCMGNLVGMPVMVIPVGFESIDKPPSSHIRRRKTVTTGIYAPPQHDHIALALAMAYQSVTDHHKQRPPIDDLGPNDSISNTASTTYPPRQLRA
- the LOC110774688 gene encoding uncharacterized protein isoform X5 — translated: MDSKKYKSEVCSMQSRSSSSNFSLQDAFHMVDADFFSNKKMVDIVKEASEFTLPITKANRQLVATSNGGLKYPSVLVFHPEWGAKQGEPAKKAFTYPSFPDIQRPVDEEDIAFMSILELGQLIKAKKISSVELTEIFLKRLKRYNSVLQAVVTVTEELAYKQAKEADRLLSEGVYLGPLHGIPYGLKDIIAVPQYKTTWGSQSFKDQVLNIEAWVYKRLKSAGAVLVAKLVTGSLAYDDIWFGGRTRNPWNIEEFTTGSSAGPAACTSAGMVPFAIGSETAGSITYPAARCGVSALRPTFGTVGRTGVMSVSENLDKLGPFCRSAADCAIILDNIRGKDPDDLSSRDMPFGDPFTVDITKLTVGYLDDSEKEVVNVLASKGVKMIPFKLDYTVDSVQGILNFTMDVDMLAHFDEWQRSGLDDAYEAQDQWPSELRRARVITAVDYMQAQRARGRLIEEVRESFTVDAFIGNATDWEKVCMGNLVGMPVMVIPVGFESIDKPPSSHIRRRKTVTTGIYAPPQHDHIALALAMAYQSVTDHHKQRPPIDDLGPNDSISNTASTTYPPRQLRA
- the LOC110774688 gene encoding uncharacterized protein isoform X1 → MEDNYGTEGVLAFFNFQWDKLWERIIEQRLRRTVKISENRFGFMYGRSTMEDSKKYKSEVCSMQSRSSSSNFSLQDAFHMVDADFFSNKKMVDIVKEASEFTLPITKANRQLVATSNGGLKYPSVLVFHPEWGAKQGEPAKKAFTYPSFPDIQRPVDEEDIAFMSILELGQLIKAKKISSVELTEIFLKRLKRYNSVLQAVVTVTEELAYKQAKEADRLLSEGVYLGPLHGIPYGLKDIIAVPQYKTTWGSQSFKDQVLNIEAWVYKRLKSAGAVLVAKLVTGSLAYDDIWFGGRTRNPWNIEEFTTGSSAGPAACTSAGMVPFAIGSETAGSITYPAARCGVSALRPTFGTVGRTGVMSVSENLDKLGPFCRSAADCAIILDNIRGKDPDDLSSRDMPFGDPFTVDITKLTVGYLDDSEKEVVNVLASKGVKMIPFKLDYTVDSVQGILNFTMDVDMLAHFDEWQRSGLDDAYEAQDQWPSELRRARVITAVDYMQAQRARGRLIEEVRESFTVDAFIGNATDWEKVCMGNLVGMPVMVIPVGFESIDKPPSSHIRRRKTVTTGIYAPPQHDHIALALAMAYQSVTDHHKQRPPIDDLGPNDSISNTASTTYPPRQLRA
- the LOC110774688 gene encoding uncharacterized protein isoform X7, translated to MEDNYGTEGVLAFFNFQWDKLWERIIEQRLRRTVKISENRFGFMYGRSTMEDSKKYKSEVCSMQSRSSSSNFSLQDAFHMVDADFFSNKKMVDIVKEASEFTLPITKANRQLVATSNGGLKYPSVLVFHPEWGAKQGEPAKKAFTYPSFPDIQRPVDEEDIAFMSILELGQLIKAKKISSVELTEIFLKRLKRYNSVLQAVVTVTEELAYKQAKEADRLLSEGVYLGPLHGIPYGLKDIIAVPQYKTTWGSQSFKDQVLNIEAWVYKRLKSAGAVLVAKLVTGSLAYDDIWFGGRTRNPWNIEEFTTGSSAGPAACTSAGMVPFAIGSETAGSITYPAARCGVSALRPTFGTVGRTGVMSVSENLDKLGPFCRSAADCAIILDNIRGKDPDDLSSRDMPFGDPFTVDITKLTVGYLDDSEKEVVNVLASKGVKMIPFKLDYTVDSVQGILNFTMDVDMLAHFDEWQRSGLDDAYEAQDQWPSELRRARVITAVDYMQVSPVFWQAFPFTGTES
- the LOC110774688 gene encoding uncharacterized protein isoform X6; the encoded protein is MQSRSSSSNFSLQDAFHMVDADFFSNKKMVDIVKEASEFTLPITKANRQLVATSNGGLKYPSVLVFHPEWGAKQGEPAKKAFTYPSFPDIQRPVDEEDIAFMSILELGQLIKAKKISSVELTEIFLKRLKRYNSVLQAVVTVTEELAYKQAKEADRLLSEGVYLGPLHGIPYGLKDIIAVPQYKTTWGSQSFKDQVLNIEAWVYKRLKSAGAVLVAKLVTGSLAYDDIWFGGRTRNPWNIEEFTTGSSAGPAACTSAGMVPFAIGSETAGSITYPAARCGVSALRPTFGTVGRTGVMSVSENLDKLGPFCRSAADCAIILDNIRGKDPDDLSSRDMPFGDPFTVDITKLTVGYLDDSEKEVVNVLASKGVKMIPFKLDYTVDSVQGILNFTMDVDMLAHFDEWQRSGLDDAYEAQDQWPSELRRARVITAVDYMQAQRARGRLIEEVRESFTVDAFIGNATDWEKVCMGNLVGMPVMVIPVGFESIDKPPSSHIRRRKTVTTGIYAPPQHDHIALALAMAYQSVTDHHKQRPPIDDLGPNDSISNTASTTYPPRQLRA